From one bacterium genomic stretch:
- a CDS encoding P-II family nitrogen regulator: MKKIEAVIKPQKLDEVKDALHDIGVQGMTVTEVQGFGRQKGKVETYRGSPVGATFVSKVKIEAVVPDSLAEKVVSAIVATARSNGGQIGDGKIFVAPIEDVVRIRTGERGETAV; encoded by the coding sequence ATGAAGAAGATCGAAGCGGTCATCAAGCCGCAGAAACTTGACGAGGTCAAGGACGCCCTGCACGACATCGGCGTCCAGGGAATGACGGTGACGGAGGTTCAGGGTTTCGGCCGCCAGAAGGGAAAGGTCGAGACGTACCGGGGGTCCCCGGTGGGCGCGACCTTCGTCTCCAAGGTCAAGATCGAGGCCGTGGTTCCTGACTCCCTGGCCGAAAAGGTGGTCTCAGCCATCGTGGCCACCGCGCGCTCCAATGGCGGTCAGATCGGCGACGGCAAGATCTTCGTGGCGCCGATCGAGGATGTCGTGCGCATTCGCACCGGGGAGCGGGGCGAAACCGCCGTGTAG
- a CDS encoding P-II family nitrogen regulator, which translates to MKYVIAIIQPDRVQDVLAKLEEKEIHLVTVSQVLGRGRQKGVAEVYRSHKEPGNLLKKVKLEIAVNDAFLAPTIEAITGGARTGQIGDGKIFILDLAEVIRIRTGETGGPAIG; encoded by the coding sequence ATGAAATACGTCATCGCGATCATCCAGCCGGACCGCGTCCAGGACGTGCTGGCGAAGCTCGAGGAGAAGGAAATCCACCTTGTGACCGTCTCGCAGGTGCTCGGCCGCGGGCGCCAGAAGGGGGTCGCGGAGGTCTACCGCTCCCACAAGGAGCCGGGCAACCTGCTCAAGAAGGTGAAGCTCGAGATCGCCGTCAACGACGCGTTCCTCGCGCCGACGATCGAGGCCATCACGGGCGGAGCCCGTACCGGCCAGATCGGCGATGGGAAGATCTTCATTCTCGATCTCGCCGAGGTGATCCGCATCCGCACCGGCGAGACGGGCGGCCCGGCGATCGGGTAA
- a CDS encoding ammonium transporter, with product MEATAGKARSRLVPLIFLLIFLGVTAIASVVAAADEPPKIDTGDTAWLLMSSALVLLMTPGLAFFYGGLVRRKNVLSVLMQCFLIMCLVSIQWVLFGYSLSFGPDVKGLIGGLDWFGLKGVGLEPFKDYAATVPHQAFMVFQMMFAIITPGLIIGAFAERMKFSAFAIFTLLWATLVYDPVCHWVWGLGGIVRGWGALDFAGGTVVHINAGIAALVAAIVLGKRIGYPENVAPPHNLPFAVLGAGLLWFGWFGFNAGSALGSGALATSAFVVTHVAAAAAGLTWSLIEWIKQGRPTVLGVITGVVAGLVAITPASGFVNPVGAIWIGIGAAGLCYLSAVVLKAKLGYDDTLDAFGVHGIGGIWGAIATGLFATKAVNPAGADGLFYGNPAQLWIQVKATLVTIGWSFAASLVLLKAVNALMGARAAENEERIGLDLAGHQESAYTVLD from the coding sequence ATGGAAGCGACAGCAGGCAAGGCTCGAAGCAGGCTCGTACCGCTGATCTTTCTCCTCATCTTCCTCGGCGTCACGGCGATCGCGTCGGTGGTCGCCGCGGCGGACGAGCCCCCGAAGATCGACACCGGCGACACGGCGTGGCTTCTCATGTCCTCGGCGCTCGTGCTCCTTATGACTCCGGGGCTCGCCTTCTTCTACGGCGGTCTCGTGCGCCGCAAGAACGTGCTCTCGGTGCTCATGCAGTGTTTCCTGATCATGTGTCTGGTTTCCATACAGTGGGTCCTCTTCGGCTACTCGCTCTCGTTCGGGCCGGACGTCAAGGGGCTGATCGGGGGACTCGACTGGTTCGGGCTGAAGGGCGTCGGGCTCGAGCCCTTCAAGGACTACGCGGCGACCGTGCCGCACCAGGCCTTCATGGTCTTCCAGATGATGTTCGCCATCATCACCCCGGGCCTGATCATCGGCGCGTTCGCCGAGCGCATGAAGTTCTCCGCCTTCGCGATCTTCACGCTGCTCTGGGCGACGCTCGTGTACGATCCGGTCTGCCACTGGGTCTGGGGCCTGGGCGGCATCGTGCGGGGCTGGGGCGCGCTCGACTTCGCCGGCGGCACCGTCGTGCACATCAACGCCGGCATTGCCGCCCTCGTGGCCGCGATCGTGCTCGGCAAGCGCATCGGGTATCCGGAGAACGTCGCGCCGCCGCACAACCTGCCGTTTGCGGTGCTCGGCGCCGGCCTGCTGTGGTTCGGCTGGTTCGGCTTCAACGCCGGCAGCGCGCTCGGGTCGGGGGCGCTGGCGACGAGCGCGTTCGTCGTCACCCACGTCGCAGCGGCAGCGGCCGGCCTGACCTGGTCGCTCATCGAGTGGATCAAGCAGGGCCGCCCGACGGTGCTCGGCGTGATCACCGGCGTGGTGGCCGGGCTGGTGGCGATCACCCCGGCCTCGGGTTTCGTGAACCCCGTCGGCGCGATCTGGATCGGCATCGGCGCCGCCGGCCTCTGTTACCTCTCGGCGGTGGTGCTCAAGGCCAAGCTCGGATACGACGACACGCTGGATGCCTTCGGCGTCCACGGCATCGGCGGGATCTGGGGCGCCATCGCCACGGGGCTGTTCGCCACGAAGGCCGTGAACCCCGCCGGCGCGGACGGCCTCTTCTATGGCAACCCGGCGCAGCTCTGGATCCAGGTGAAGGCGACGCTCGTCACGATCGGCTGGTCGTTCGCGGCGAGCCTGGTGCTGCTCAAGGCGGTCAACGCCCTGATGGGTGCGCGGGCGGCCGAGAACGAGGAGCGCATCGGCCTCGACCTGGCGGGGCATCAGGAGTCCGCCTACACGGTCCTGGACTAG
- a CDS encoding ammonium transporter, whose product MKRALRFTAAVLLAAILLHWLPALAATPDPAGTATGTAADVVGVTAGAPTNDDLKTLGEKEPLALKLADVIGHNRIAINFVWTLICGFLVMFMQAGFAMAETGFTQAKNAGHTMAMNFMIYALGLLGYWAIGFGLQMGGVGGVATLGGGGVLDGEFTITLLGKTFGLFGTKGFFLSGVSYDAVVFAIFLFQMVFMDTTATIPTGSMAERWTFKSFVIYGLFISAITYPLYANWVWGGGWLSQLGKNFGLGHGHVDFAGSSVVHLTGGVAALAGAIVLGPRIGKYRDDGTPNAIPGHHIPMAIVGCFILAFGWFGFNAGSSLAGGDLRIAVVATNTMLAGAAAAFSSMMYMWLRYGKPDISMTANGMLAGLVAITAPCAFVNSVSAFIIGTIAGILVCVSVFFVERTLKVDDPVGAISVHGANGAWGVLSLGLFADGTYGDGFNGVAGPVKGLFYGDASQFGAQVVGTLTNMVFVFILMYSFFKVLDKITPLRVPAQLEQEGLDQAEVAVSAYPDFSIRKLYR is encoded by the coding sequence ATGAAAAGGGCCCTGAGGTTCACAGCAGCGGTACTACTCGCGGCGATTCTGCTGCACTGGCTACCGGCGCTTGCGGCCACCCCGGACCCGGCCGGGACTGCAACGGGGACGGCCGCGGATGTGGTCGGCGTCACGGCCGGCGCACCCACGAACGATGACCTGAAGACGCTCGGCGAGAAGGAACCGCTCGCGCTCAAGCTCGCGGACGTCATCGGGCACAACCGCATCGCCATCAACTTCGTCTGGACGCTCATCTGCGGCTTTCTGGTCATGTTCATGCAGGCCGGGTTCGCGATGGCCGAGACGGGGTTCACGCAGGCGAAGAACGCGGGCCACACGATGGCGATGAACTTTATGATCTACGCCCTCGGCCTGCTCGGCTACTGGGCCATTGGCTTCGGCCTGCAGATGGGCGGCGTCGGCGGGGTCGCTACGCTCGGGGGTGGCGGCGTTCTCGACGGCGAGTTCACGATCACCCTTCTGGGGAAGACGTTCGGTCTTTTCGGGACGAAGGGCTTCTTCCTCTCCGGTGTGAGCTACGATGCGGTCGTCTTCGCGATCTTCCTCTTCCAGATGGTATTCATGGATACGACGGCCACGATCCCAACGGGCTCGATGGCGGAGCGGTGGACGTTCAAGTCCTTCGTGATCTACGGGCTCTTCATCTCGGCGATCACCTACCCGCTCTATGCCAACTGGGTCTGGGGCGGCGGGTGGCTCTCCCAACTCGGCAAGAACTTCGGCCTTGGCCACGGACACGTCGACTTTGCCGGTTCCTCGGTCGTGCACCTGACCGGCGGCGTGGCCGCCCTCGCGGGCGCAATAGTGCTCGGGCCTCGCATCGGGAAGTACAGGGACGACGGGACACCGAACGCCATCCCGGGGCACCACATCCCGATGGCGATCGTCGGCTGCTTCATCCTTGCCTTCGGCTGGTTCGGCTTCAACGCCGGTTCGAGCCTCGCGGGCGGAGATCTCCGCATCGCGGTCGTCGCGACGAACACGATGCTCGCAGGCGCGGCGGCGGCGTTTTCCTCGATGATGTACATGTGGCTGCGCTACGGCAAGCCCGACATCTCCATGACCGCGAACGGCATGCTCGCGGGTCTCGTGGCGATCACGGCCCCCTGCGCCTTCGTGAATTCCGTCTCCGCCTTCATCATCGGGACGATCGCGGGCATCCTGGTGTGCGTGAGCGTCTTCTTCGTCGAGCGCACGCTGAAGGTCGACGACCCGGTCGGTGCGATCTCGGTGCACGGGGCGAACGGCGCCTGGGGCGTGCTCTCGCTCGGACTCTTCGCGGACGGCACCTACGGAGACGGCTTCAACGGGGTGGCCGGCCCTGTGAAGGGGCTCTTTTACGGCGACGCCTCGCAGTTCGGGGCGCAGGTCGTGGGGACATTGACGAACATGGTGTTCGTCTTCATTCTCATGTACTCTTTCTTCAAGGTGCTCGACAAGATCACGCCCCTGCGCGTGCCGGCGCAGCTCGAGCAAGAGGGTCTCGACCAGGCCGAGGTGGCCGTCTCGGCGTACCCGGACTTCAGCATTCGGAAGCTCTATCGCTAG